In the Ranitomeya imitator isolate aRanImi1 chromosome 2, aRanImi1.pri, whole genome shotgun sequence genome, GATTCTAGCTGATGAATTGGGACATATATAAATTTGTTTGTAGGACAATTTGCTCTAGCAAGCTATCTGtcagaaacaaattaaaaaaattaactggtccaaaattttccacctccacatttatacTAGGAATGGCATTAAAATTAGGGATGAATGGAGTAGCCGAATCCGAAGCCTCCCATTTGAgaaatgctacatcaagaggcATAACCCCTTGGACATTGGTGTGCGCCATTCACGAGCACTAGGGACATCGCTAGTACTGGAcattgttccctgagttggagacatttctccagaagcgctatttgtccttcttgttgtactggtccttgtgtgCGAGGATGGAGcagaatcactgctcatttctgagctatcactgtcgctgctactaaagccctcaaaatccacatcgccatctggcactgcactttcttcgctgtcagaaaaaaaaagagcataagcctcctctgcactataatactgaaaggccattttatttgttttttatttatttatttttttctggaagTAGAAAACTCTGATGTGACGAAATTATTGGGGAGACAATTGAGAAAAGCCTAGTTCTTTAGGCTAACGGCaacgctaactttagcctaacGGCGAAGCTAACTTTAACCTAACGGCGACGCTAACTTTAGCCTAACGGCGACGCTAACTTTAGCCTAACGGCGACGCTAACGTTAGCCTAACGGCGACGCTAACGTTAGCCTAACGGCGACGCTAACGTTAGCCTAACGGCGACGCTAACGTTAGCCTAACGGCGACGCTAACGTTAACCTAACGGTGTTTTGTTAAGGTTcaaggaattgtgatgaataaataaatgctcacacgaaaattgaataaacaaaatgaatttacttaataaataataagaaaataCACAGTCACTAAAAACAGTAAAATAAcattattcatacattacattatggTACAGGTCATCATCTCAGTGTCTCTCATCTCTCTTCCATATGAgtgttccctatatctcctctcttgcATGTCTGTCTTTTATATCTTAAACTGTCCAATGTACTTGAGTGAAAAACTTTGGTCATTGGAAGGCCAGGAAGAAACCtccttaaaggggacctgtcacctgaatttggcgggacaggtttgcggtcatatgggcggggttttcgggtgtttgattcatcctttccttacccgctggctgcatgctggccgcaatattgggttgaagttcatgctgtgtcctccgaagtacacgcctgcgcaattccaaccctaaggctatgtgcccacgttgcggattttttcGCCCCGTttttgaaagtgttttttgtgcggatttcacctgcggattcctatacaggaacaggtgtaaaaccgagcggtattttcctcaccatgggcacagcggatttggttttccacaggTTAATATGGtcctgtaaatgtgatggaaaagtgctacgaatccgcagcggccaattctaaccgtaaccctaattccaaccctaattctaaccctaacgctaattgcaaccctaaccctagttgcaaCCCTACCTCTAATTGCAACCGtttccctagttctaaccctaattgcaaccctaaccctaattgcaaccctaacgctaattgcaaccctaagcctatccctagtggaaaaataaaaataaatatattttctttattttattatgttccataCCTATGGGGGTGCTAAAGTGGGGGGTTATATACTATTTTTGTAATTTTGATCacggtgatagaacctatcaccgtgatcaaaatgtacctggaatgaatctgccggctggcagattcggcgggcgcactgcgcatgcgcccgccatttttgaagatggcggcgcccatggagaagacggatggacaccgggagggacaccgaaaCTCGGTAAGTATGTGGGGGTGAGATCGGACAGCGGGGGTGACAGCAGCGGGTGACATCGGACTGTGGGGGGAGCGGacgggaggacggaggggagcagaggacaggacagaggatGAAGGGGAGCAGAGGCAGATCgtggtgtccagccatggccgatgatattgcagcatcggccatggctggattgtaatatttcaccagttttcattggtgaaatattacagattgctctgattgtctgtttcactttcaacagccaatcagagcgatcgtagccacgggggggtgaagcctcctcccgggctgaagtaccactccccctgtccctgctggttgggtgaaattacagttaaccctttcacccgatctgcagggacacgatcattctgtgatgcaacatatgcatcacaggtcggattggcaccgactttcttgacgcatacgctgtgtcacaggtcgggaaggggttaaacgagTCAGTTACTGATAACAAGTAGCTGGTCAGTTACTAATAACAAATACATTCACTAATAACAACTAAGTGGTCAGTTACTAAACAACAAATGATCTTCTGCTAGATGGGTCATCTGGTTGGACATTTAAACTTCAATGACCTTATGCAAACTCCATACAGTAAGGATATACTGAATATTAGaactgattgaaaccatatcaaAGTATCAATAATTAGTATTAATTAATCGGAGTGTTTGAAACCATTAAAGATAACTTACTACACAAACAGCAaagctaactttagcctaacagcaacgctagctttagccccaacactaaccctaactatagcactaaccctaacctgccttatctgtttttttttactttataacaagatcgctgactgactcagctgttgccagcagcacttgtaacactgtttctcctctagtctctcactgacaggagatctgaggagaaacagcgtttttatgaggcagatcgcccGGGAAAGTTCGTTGCTATAACAAAGTTCCTAGTGATGTCTCATTGGCttctgtgacgctgacatcatcaggacctgaaccaatcaggtctcGATGAAGTCAGAGGAAGCGTTATAAGGTACGTGGGGGTCCTGATGAGCACAAAACCGCCATCTGTAGAGAAACGTTGgtgctgcacaaagccctgctagcgccGACATTTACCTACCATTGGCGATCACGAAAtggttaagttaagggtaccatcattcctCTCCAGgcatatttcatgagttttttattttttaaaaaaattctgtggaagcatggttgaaaagcaatgtctgactttcattttcatacatttttgatttattattacttttgtcagattcaagttatttctgtgaccatagtGGGTTTTTCTGACATTAAACGAtggttaccaacaattttgaccacgtacaGTATGTAGGAGgagtgaatattttgactccacagccactttctggaaattaaccccttaccggcatcggatgtactataccgtccgatgccgcctcccctgctttgatgcagggctccgcggtgagcccgcaccaaagccgggacatgtcagctgttttgaacagctgacatgtgcccgtaataggcgcgggcagaatcgcgatctgcccgcacctattaactagttaaatgccgctgtcaaacgcagacagcggcatttaactactgcttccggccgggcggccggaaatgacgtcatcgccgacccccgtcacatgatcgggggtcggtgatgcttgtgaatggtaaccatagaggtccttgagacctctatggttactgattgcccgtcgctgtgagcgccaccctgtggtcggcgctcacagcacacgtgcaattctgctacatagcagcgatcagcagatcgctgctatgtagcagagccgatcgtgctatgcctgcttctagcctctcatggaggctattgaagcatggcaaaagtaaaaaaaaaaagtttaaaaaaatgtgaaaaaaataaaaaaaacataaaagtttaaatcacccccctttcgccccaatcaaaataaatcaataaaaaaaatatcaaatctacgcatatttggtatcgccgcgctcagaatcgcccgatctatcaattaaaaaaaagtattaacctgatcgctaaacagcgtagcgggaaaaaaattcgaaacgccagaattacgtttttttggtcaccgcaacatttcattaaaatgcaataacgggcgatcaaaagaacgtatctgcaccgaaatgctatcattaaaaacgtcatctcggcacgcaagaaataagccctcaaccgaccccagattatgaaaaatggagacgctacgagtatcggaaaatggcgcaacttttttttttttttttttagcaaagtttggaattttttttcaccacttagataaaaaataagctagtcatgtttggtgtctatgaactcgtaatgacctggagaatcataatggcaggtcatttttagcatttagtgaacctagcaaaaaagccaaacaaaaaaccaatgtgggattgcactttttttgcaatttcaccgcacttggaatttttttcccgttttctagtacacgacatgctaaaaccaatgatgttgttcaaaagtacaactcgtcccgcaaaaaataagccctcacatggccaaattgacggaaaaataaaaaagttatggctctgggaaggaggggagcgaaaaacgaacacggaaaaacgaaaaatcccctggtcatgaaggggttaaaatgcagtggatgttggagagtgaaaattacatattttccatttgttaacccagcacatagtgcccagattgtgctccgggAGACACACACTGCAAATTAAGTGGATTCATCTCACtatataatattgctaaatacagggatcttaatggtatgtgcacatgttttggatttcctgcagatccgcagcatttttttccgtgcagaaacgctgcagttcctcaagtgatttacagtataatgtaaatcaatgggaaaaaaaatgctaaTGGAttggaaaaatccacacagaaaacacagcagattcaaaaaggaccatgtcaattctttttgcggaactgcagcatttttgcacccattccataacagaaatctgcaggggtaaaaaacgcctgaaatccgcagcaaatccacaaaacAAACCTGAAAAaacgtgcagattctgacctgtgttttctgccaagaaatgcagaatctgcacagaaaattccacagccaaatccgcaacttGTGGATATAGCCTtcatgttgtttgagcacactgcaagactcagaagcgagagcggattttgctggattggtttatagaaactctgttgcttttcaacagcctttgagccactaatagtgtgggagcctctgtttttccattgacagatgatggacctgagtggggacttgttttttgtgagatgagaaaatggtattattttcgcctaataaagtcacagagaaaaaagcagagatgattacgtgctgaagcctccaaacaaatgcactggcagggtgcagcagacctgattaatgatggcaaaaacacaggtgcaaagAAATACCTATGAAACAACCACTtttaatccagtgttggctgtttggtattagtgcacaaaaagataagaaataatagtctgtatgtggcattgttcacacaggcaatgcagagcatctggtttacagcctattactaacgcaCATACAGGCTGGCCGCCCAGTGctattattttcgcctacataacattgattggtttctttttattctctatttgggaggcagaatgaacaaacagttgaacaccacgcactactggctcatccaacacggttttctattagactgtcattgtcttggtaaataattaaagttttttacatagcttgccatttttatggagaGTTTAAgtaaaaatgttcaaaaatataaaactcaaggatattttatttaaaaaatagttgttttttatcttagcagatgactgtaccaggagatcagagggacagctgacatcttcaatttttaaatctgatgatcttgagatcctacaagatacaactgaagtgatcactgttactccagatatatcatcatccattcacagcaaagatctgtcatctgatcctatgaaacaggtcccatcttctgattcattactgactactaaggaaaatcaaagtcacaaaagaggcattaaaaaacaaattgctcctaaagcaaagaagtcgttttcatgttcagaatgtgggaaatgttttaaccagaaatcagatttggtttatcaccatagaactcacacaggggtgaagcctttttcctgttcagaatgtggaaaatgttttaagcaaaaagggaatcttgttacacaccagagaactcacacaggggagaagcctttttcatgttcagaatgtgggaaatgttatagccAGAAAGGGAATCTAGatgaacaccaaagaactcacaccggagagaagcctttttcatgttcagaatgtgggaaatgttttaccgacAAAAGgaattttgttaagcaccagagaacccacacaggggagaagccttttttctgttcagaatgtgggaaatgttttaaccagaaatggcatcttgttagtcaccagagaactcacacaggggagaagcctttttcctgttctgaatgtgggaaatgttttaaccagaaatcatatttggTTACACACCAGAGAGCTCACATAGGAGAGAtgcttttttcctgttcagaatgtgggaaatgttttaaatggaaagtgcatcttgttagacatcagagagctcacacaggggagaagcctttttcctgttcagaatgtgggaaatgttttaaccataaatggcatcttgttagtcaccagagaattcacacaggggagaagcctttttcctgttcagaatgtgggaaatgttttaaccagaaatcatgtttggttacacaccagagaactcactcaagagagaagccttttttatgttcagaatgtgggaaaggttttaaccagaaatggcatcttgttagtcacctCAGAACTCACACAGGgaggaagcctttttcctgttcagaatgtgggaaaggttttaaccagaaatggcatcttgttagtcaccagagaactcacacaggggagaagcctttttcctgttcagaatgtgggaaatgttttaacaggaaagtgcttcttgttagacatcagagcagtcacacaggagagaagtctttttcatgttcagaatgtgggaaatgttttaccaacaaAGGGAATCTTCatgaacaccaaagaacccacacaggagagaagcctttttcctgttcagaatgtgggaaatgttttacctacaaagggaatcttgttagtcaccagagaactcacacaggggagaagccttttttctgttcagaatgtgggaaatgttttacctacaaagggaatcttgttagtcaccagagaactcacacaggggagaagcctttttcctgttcagagtgtgggaaatgttttacctacaaagggaatcttgttattcaccagagaactcacacaggaaagaagccttttttgtgttcagaatgtgggaaatgttttaacaggaaagcgcttcttgttagacatcagagcagtcactcaggggagaagcctttttcattttcttaatgtgggaaatattttacttggaaatcaactgttaataaacatcagagacgtcagtcacataggggagaagcctttttatgttcataatgttggaatagttttaaccacaattgaatcttcttaaatgggttgtctcttcatgtttgctgacaaaaggataaaactaaactttattaaccccttaatgacagccaatacgccttttaactgacctgagatataagagaatagcctccccatacaggtgacaatccagcagctatcggctgtacactatagctgacaacttgctgcatcagccacgatcagtgtttgcaccgtccaactctgtttaaccccttagatgctgctgtcaatagagaggcttggagagtgagtgtgaaAACGTCACCTCACCttatatactgaactgtggggtatatgttttttctattagtcacctactaactaaccttcagggggtgaattatggatacagttttacatttggaaataaccccttagtgactgagccaaatttttgaaatctgaccagtgtcactttatgtggtaataactctgcaacgcttcaacaaatcccagtgattttgagactgttttttcgtgacacataatactttatgataatggtaaatttaggtcaatatgttttgtgtttatttattaaaaatatcaaaaatttgagaaaaatgttaaaaaattagcaattttctaaatttgaatgattatccctttaatccagatggtcataccacaggaaAATAttaataaactagatggcagcccgattctaaagaatcgggagtctagaatccatatatactttatttattcaaatgtaaaaataatacaattaataaataatagtaagaaagaacaaaaaatggctgcactcaccagctcttgacaattcttgttatttaaggtacagttacacaggatccatgaacatgcttatgaggggagggatgaaagacatcagacgacaactttgcgtgttgtggcaaatgccacaacaacggttctttgcttaagaacaatgtcaggtagtaggaaaatacccagttaataataggcaatagttctttgcaggattgcagatattaataaataggcagtttatattgcagagaaattgctgggcaataatggacaatgtccttatgtggcaaataatagagcaatatacccaatgtggcaaagaagaggttaataaacggcagtctctcagtataacagtcagtgaataataggcagtatatggagaaaacaccaaacaaaagttcaaaattggtgtgaaaatgtcactgaaccacttcacaactaaatatatatagttttggtaaatggtattatcatttttttgacgaaattcggcaggagcttgaagagcaacgtcactgggcccgcctccacgcagtagaaacttgctgtgaggtaaaaattcaaaaatcacaccaaaatggcgggcggagtgtgtcacagtacggcacgtttctgattggtcgctcgcgagcaggcggcaaccaatcagacactggacactgttgacgtcacttatctccggacattagctccggacattagctccggacattagctccggacaggaagttggcacaaattgcaggaagtagtattctaggcaattatatattagataacatttcccacatgtcggccttacatcagcaccatttgtaagatgttcttttatttttttagcattttaggaggtttaaaaatgtagcagcaatttttcattttttcaaggaaatttacaaaatttatttttttagggacctatccatgtttgaagtgactttaggggtcctatatattgggaaaccctcaaacgtgataccattttcaaaacagcacccctagacatattgaaaactgctgtcaggtagtttattaacccttcaggtgctttacaggaattaatgcaaagtggtatgaaaaaaattaaaatgtgtatttttaccacctaaatgcctttaacttttaaacagattactacagctgtcagactctaaggccgctatttggttgtgaattgccatgataaacaccaggaccacaaaatcaagatctgcggGCACaagtttggataaagaggaagcccccacactctgttaaccatttataatgatgtagtcactcatttctatgggtttcaccatcctcaccaaaggcgactcatcaggacactatttaatattgacctatattcaagcgagactagacaaagaaaaaattaaaatcatgtatcatgttatcggaAACAGCCAGAAAGCCAGCCACATATTGCAAATTCCAGACTtcaaactatatactttgtaagtttataagctactccagtgtcaggaatagatagtatgtgacaatacagtataattcttgtgtttttctcccgtagggactgccctagttttgtattgtaacagctgttaattagtagtgcagacaatttgtcctagactaaactctgttttcagacggcccaatatgtaccactcagggaaaacttacctgatccaaagatcaatagcagcttctaactaatggccatgctgtggtctgtcaaggaatgagtaCAATATCATTATAAAGATtagggatgtgtgcaatcataatgtctggaagatctgtgccattatttagtattagtatgaatatggaaattatctctgaaagttaccgtatatactcgagtataagccgagattttcagcccaaatttttaggctgaaagtgcccctctcggcttatactcgagtcacggtcggcgggtgagggggagagaggtctaaggcatacttacctgcttccggggctcctggcgctgtccctgcagtcccacggtcttcgggtgccgcagctcttcccctgttcagcggtcacatggtaccgctcattaaagtaatgaatatggactccacttccataggggtggagccgcaaattcattcctctaatgagcggtaacggtgaccgctgatagaggaagaggctgcggcacccggagaccagctgtccgggggaaggagccagggacgccaggagcaggtaagtattacatattcacctgtccgcactccacacgccgggcgccgctcagtcttcccgtcctctggctctgactgtttaggtcagagggcgcaatgacgtactagtgtgcgtgccgccctctgcctgaatagtcagtgcggagagacgccgagaccggacgctggggagctgcaagcaagagaggtgagtatggcattttttttattgcagcagcagcagcaatgacacagctttctatggcacatctatggggcaataatgaacggtgcagagcaatctatatatggcacagctttctatggcacatctatggggcaataatgaacggtgcagagcaatctatatggggcacagctttctatggcacatctatggggcaataatgaacggtgcagagcaatctatatggggcatggctttctatggcacatctatggggcaataatgaacggtgcagagcattgtatatggtgcacagctttatatggagcatctatagggccatattgaacggtgcagagcattatatgggacacagctttatatggagcatctatggggccataatgaacggtatggagcatctatttttatttttgaaattcaccggtagctgctgcatttcctaccctaggcttatacttgagtcaataagatttcccagttttttgtggcaaaattaggggggttggcttatactcgggtcggcttatactcgagtatatatggtaagtagtgttgagcgataccgtccgatacttgaaagtatcggtatcggatagtatcggccgatacccgaaaaatatcggatatcgccgataccgatatccgataccaatacaagtcaatgggacatcaagtatcggaaggtattctcatggttcccagggtctgaaggagaggaaactctccttcaggccctgggatccatagggatgtgtaaaataaagaattaaaataaaaaatattgatatatttacctctccggcggcccctgaactcagcgcgggtaaccggcaggcttctttgttcaaaatcagcgcttttaggacctgagaatcacgtcccggcttctgattggtcgcgggccgcccatgtgaccgccacgcgaccaatcacaagccgtgacgtcattcgcaggtccttaacgcgctcattttttaaaaatgagcgcggtaatgactttcaaagacgta is a window encoding:
- the LOC138662815 gene encoding zinc finger protein 665-like, which gives rise to MGSAALQVEVSTISDPLSEDLLQKKNFLIYPSKMDMDRDKMAERILHLTLEILFRLTGEDYTVVKKTSSDRCQDPVFEGWRRPLSPITGPPPHPLIHEDINDQKILELIYKMIELLTGEVPIRCQDVAVYFSMEEWEYLEGHRDLYKNVIMEVPQHLTSPDLSSKRTTPERCPCPLLPQDCNQEDPNAPQDHQGEDLTHINTAETYVRGDEWCKEEIPTYGYPADDCTRRSEGQLTSSIFKSDDLEILQDTTEVITVTPDISSSIHSKDLSSDPMKQVPSSDSLLTTKENQSHKRGIKKQIAPKAKKSFSCSECGKCFNQKSDLVYHHRTHTGVKPFSCSECGKCFKQKGNLVTHQRTHTGEKPFSCSECGKCYSQKGNLDEHQRTHTGEKPFSCSECGKCFTDKRNFVKHQRTHTGEKPFFCSECGKCFNQKWHLVSHQRTHTGEKPFSCSECGKCFNQKSYLVTHQRAHIGEMLFSCSECGKCFKWKVHLVRHQRAHTGEKPFSCSECGKCFNHKWHLVSHQRIHTGEKPFSCSECGKCFNQKSCLVTHQRTHSREKPFLCSECGKGFNQKWHLVSHLRTHTGRKPFSCSECGKGFNQKWHLVSHQRTHTGEKPFSCSECGKCFNRKVLLVRHQSSHTGEKSFSCSECGKCFTNKGNLHEHQRTHTGEKPFSCSECGKCFTYKGNLVSHQRTHTGEKPFFCSECGKCFTYKGNLVSHQRTHTGEKPFSCSECGKCFTYKGNLVIHQRTHTGKKPFLCSECGKCFNRKALLVRHQSSHSGEKPFSFS